One Pieris brassicae chromosome 11, ilPieBrab1.1, whole genome shotgun sequence DNA window includes the following coding sequences:
- the LOC123715950 gene encoding uncharacterized protein LOC123715950 isoform X1, which produces MQLLHQHSPNLYLRDLNMNSVDIRSACSHIEVKEKKSSNASLLLMNPVASGDNMAVDLVQKKEELPPIVPCCEGRELQINEEIVRSGLSAISVKHDNVIHCMSMSCACERMQLPPGLVKHRNSFRCLHRPDLKRVPYLRRMAPDDLETLFRGYAEFHLRATPKSNRKDRDSVRSLAPAENVYKDMRDKDDGTALRPIPETRSGAEDVPAGMRLHGARARLYTSVLAGGTAGDQPEAACTSEYYDTTVEEDTLPEDEIQLNEELQIILPPRCDDITAESCITTSEH; this is translated from the exons atgCAACTACTGCATCAGCACTCTCCAAACTTATATCTGCGTGATCTCAATATGAACAG CGTTGACATTCGAAGCGCTTGCTCCCACATCGAGGTGAAAGAGAAAAAATCGTCCAACGCATCTCTTCTACTGATGAATCCCGTTGCAAGCGGAGACAACATGGCCGTAGACCTTGTACAGAAGAAGGAAGAATTACCACCTATCGTACCTTGCTGTGAGGGGAGAGAACTAcaa ATAAACGAAGAAATAGTCCGAAGTGGCCTATCAGCGATTTCAGTGAAACACGACAACGTCATCCATTGTATGTCCATGTCTTGCGCATGTGAACGAATGCAATTACCACCAGGACTCGTTAag CATCGAAATTCGTTCAGATGTCTCCATCGGCCTGACCTCAAGCGAGTTCCATATCTTCGACGCATGGCCCCCGACGATCTAGAAACACTGTTTCGTGGTTATGCTGAATTTCATCTCAGAGCTACTCCTAAAAGCA ACCGAAAAGATCGTGACAGCGTAAGGAGTTTAGCGCCGGcagaaaatgtatacaaagATATGAGGGATAAGGACGATG GTACCGCCCTACGTCCAATACCGGAGACAAGGTCAGGTGCTGAAGACGTACCAGCCGGTATGAGACTGCATGGGGCTAGAGCTCGACTGTACACCTCTGTACTTGCGGGAGGCACGGCTGGGGACCAGCCAGA AGCTGCATGTACCAGCGAATACTACGACACCACAGTTGAAGAAGACACTCTCCCAGAAGATGAGATTCAATTGAACGAAGAACTCCAGATCATCTTGCCTCCAAGATGTGATGATATCACAGCAGAATCTTGCATAACCACCTCTGAACATTAA
- the LOC123715950 gene encoding uncharacterized protein LOC123715950 isoform X2: protein MQLLHQHSPNLYLRDLNMNSVDIRSACSHIEVKEKKSSNASLLLMNPVASGDNMAVDLVQKKEELPPIVPCCEGRELQINEEIVRSGLSAISVKHDNVIHCMSMSCACERMQLPPGLVKHRNSFRCLHRPDLKRVPYLRRMAPDDLETLFRDRKDRDSVRSLAPAENVYKDMRDKDDGTALRPIPETRSGAEDVPAGMRLHGARARLYTSVLAGGTAGDQPEAACTSEYYDTTVEEDTLPEDEIQLNEELQIILPPRCDDITAESCITTSEH from the exons atgCAACTACTGCATCAGCACTCTCCAAACTTATATCTGCGTGATCTCAATATGAACAG CGTTGACATTCGAAGCGCTTGCTCCCACATCGAGGTGAAAGAGAAAAAATCGTCCAACGCATCTCTTCTACTGATGAATCCCGTTGCAAGCGGAGACAACATGGCCGTAGACCTTGTACAGAAGAAGGAAGAATTACCACCTATCGTACCTTGCTGTGAGGGGAGAGAACTAcaa ATAAACGAAGAAATAGTCCGAAGTGGCCTATCAGCGATTTCAGTGAAACACGACAACGTCATCCATTGTATGTCCATGTCTTGCGCATGTGAACGAATGCAATTACCACCAGGACTCGTTAag CATCGAAATTCGTTCAGATGTCTCCATCGGCCTGACCTCAAGCGAGTTCCATATCTTCGACGCATGGCCCCCGACGATCTAGAAACACTGTTTCGTG ACCGAAAAGATCGTGACAGCGTAAGGAGTTTAGCGCCGGcagaaaatgtatacaaagATATGAGGGATAAGGACGATG GTACCGCCCTACGTCCAATACCGGAGACAAGGTCAGGTGCTGAAGACGTACCAGCCGGTATGAGACTGCATGGGGCTAGAGCTCGACTGTACACCTCTGTACTTGCGGGAGGCACGGCTGGGGACCAGCCAGA AGCTGCATGTACCAGCGAATACTACGACACCACAGTTGAAGAAGACACTCTCCCAGAAGATGAGATTCAATTGAACGAAGAACTCCAGATCATCTTGCCTCCAAGATGTGATGATATCACAGCAGAATCTTGCATAACCACCTCTGAACATTAA
- the LOC123715951 gene encoding ADP-ribosylation factor 6, with product MGKLLSKIFGNKEMRILMLGLDAAGKTTILYKLKLGQSVTTIPTVGFNVETVTYKNVKFNVWDVGGQDKIRPLWRHYYTGTQGLIFVVDCADRDRIDEARQELHRIINDREMRDAIILIFANKQDLPDAMKPHEIQEKLGLTRIRDRNWYVQPSCATSGDGLYEGLTWLTSNHKL from the exons ATGGGGAAGCTATTGTCGAAGATCTTCGGCAACAAGGAGATGAGGATATTGATGCTGGGACTCGACGCAGCGGGAAAGACTA ctattttatataaactaaaattaggTCAGTCAGTGACGACGATACCAACGGTCGGTTTCAATGTAGAAACTGTCACGTATAAGAACGTTAAATTCAACGTTTGGGATGTTGGGGGGCAGGACAAGATTCGACCACTCTGGAGGCATTATTACACAG GTACACAAGGTCTGATATTCGTAGTGGACTGTGCGGACAGGGACCGCATAGATGAGGCGCGGCAGGAACTGCACCGTATTATCAATGACAGGGAGATGAGGGATGCCATTATACTCATATTCGCCAACAAACAGGACTTGCCTGATG cAATGAAACCCCACGAGATCCAAGAGAAGCTAGGCCTGACGCGTATCCGCGATCGCAACTGGTATGTCCAGCCTTCGTGCGCCACTTCCGGGGATGGGCTCTACGAGGGACTCACGTGGCTCACCAGCAACCACAAGTTATGA